GGAGTTTTTAGAAAAAGCTCAGCATTTAGACGATATTCGTCGTGAAGCTGCCACTCCGCTTGCGAAACAATTAACTGAGCAAGTGAAACCTTTAGCGTTACCAGAGGCACACTTCGAGTTTAAATTCGAACCATTAGAGCAGCCAGGTGCAGAGGGTTTAAGCTTTATTCAACTTTTATTTACTGCCAATAAAGGTATTCCTCCACAACCATTGGCACGAGTGGCTTCAGGTGGTGAACTTTCTCGTATTGCCCTCGTAATGCAAGTCATGAATGCAGAAAAAACTGAATCTGAAGTTTTGGTGTTTGATGAGATTGATGTCGGGATTAGTGGTGGCACCGCAGAAGTTGTAGGACGTTTACTTGCTGACTTGGCACAACATGTCCAGCTCTTATGTATTACTCACCAAGCACAAGTTGCTGCACAGTCTGATCAGCATTTATTAGTGAAAAAACAACAAACTGACCCAGCCAGCAGTACAATTGTAGAACTTGATGAAAATCAAATCATTTTTGAGTTAGCTCGCATGTCAGGTGGTGTTGAAATTAATGAAACAACCTTGCAGCATGCTAAACAATTACGCCAACTTAAATTTCAGGCTTCTTCAAATTAATAAAGAAAATGAGAGAAAAAGATTGGCGAAATCCGATTAACTCTTGTATGTTGATAAAAAGAACCTATATAGATAAAAGGGTCGAGAGGCCCTCTAGTGACATTTTTTGAGGGAGAACCGCTTAGGTGACCAAACAATATCTGACTCACCGTTGTCTGATTGCCCCGCCAGAAATGGCAGATGACTTTTTCGCAAACACTGTAATTTATCTTGCCCGTCATGATGAAGAAGGTGCTCAAGGCATTATTATTAATCGTCCTTCTGGTATTCAAATTAAAGAATTACTCAATGATCTCGACATTGAAGCAGACAATGTAAATCCACATGCGGTTTTACAAGGTGGGCCATTACGTCCTGAAGCTGGATTTGTTCTTCATACTGGACAACCAACATGGCATTCATCTATTGCTGTAGGTGAAAATGTTTGTATTACCACCAGTAAAGATATTCTAGATGCGATTGCCCATAATGAAGGCGTAGGTCGATATCAGATCGCTTTAGGCTATGCGAGCTGGAGCAAAAATCAGTTAGAAGACGAAATTACGCGTGGTGACTGGCTCATTTGTGATGCCGATATGGATCTGATTTTTAACCTGCCTTATGACGACCGTTGGGATGCAGCTTATAAAAAAATTGGTGTAGATCGTGCATGGCTAGCATCTGAAATCGGACACGCTTAATGACCGAAACACAATCAAAATCGATTATGGCTTTTGACTTTGGTACTCAAAAAATGGGAATGGCGATTGGCCAGTCTTCAATTGAAAGCGCCAATCCTCTCCCTCTATTTGTTATGAAAGATGGCATCCCAAATTGGGATCAACTCTTAAAAATTGTGAAAGAATGGCAACCCAATTTATTTTTGGTTGGCCTGCCGTTAAATATGGATGATAGTGAATCAGAACTCTCTACACGTGCCCGCAAATTTGCGAGACGTTTACGTCATCAAACCAACATAGAAACATTGATGGTAGATGAGCGTTTAACTACTCGTGAAGCAAGAG
This genomic stretch from Acinetobacter oleivorans DR1 harbors:
- a CDS encoding YqgE/AlgH family protein, with product MTKQYLTHRCLIAPPEMADDFFANTVIYLARHDEEGAQGIIINRPSGIQIKELLNDLDIEADNVNPHAVLQGGPLRPEAGFVLHTGQPTWHSSIAVGENVCITTSKDILDAIAHNEGVGRYQIALGYASWSKNQLEDEITRGDWLICDADMDLIFNLPYDDRWDAAYKKIGVDRAWLASEIGHA
- the ruvX gene encoding Holliday junction resolvase RuvX; this encodes MTETQSKSIMAFDFGTQKMGMAIGQSSIESANPLPLFVMKDGIPNWDQLLKIVKEWQPNLFLVGLPLNMDDSESELSTRARKFARRLRHQTNIETLMVDERLTTREAREELGFYQEQGRAKKLSADSFAAALLIQSWYRNPVGLTP